The region CTCGTGTCCATCATTTAAGAAACTAGCTTCCTCCTGTCATCTGCCTTATTGGTCTCGAATCAGTCAGTGTTCGAACAAATTTACCTTTCGGTAAGCCATTTGTCTCCCGCTGGTTATCTGCACTGTCAACTATTCACCTGATTTTTCAGCTGATTGACGTTGAATCCTGACTTCTGCCTTAGGCATCTTATACTTCCATTCCGTTCCTCAGCTCACTATCTTGTGCAGCAAAGCGTCCATCCGGAATATACTCAGCAAGGAACTCGAGGCAGAGAGGTTCAGCCTAATGTCCTCTTCTGGATGTTCATTTTGACTTGAATAGATTCTGATCTTTGAAGGCAAAACATACATATCAAGACTTCATGCTATGCTAGACAAAGATAGATAACGTAAACAACAAGAAGCCAAAGAAGTCTTCTTTTCAAGCATAAGTCTAAGCCTCTCCGTCCACGACCTCTAATCATCTCTTTTCTATATTCTAACCTCGGCTTCGGATCGGCGCTTCCCCTTGATATCCCGCCACAGGGATAGAAGTAGTATTAGAGTGGTTAATGTCAGAGGAATGGTATTCGCTGGCAAGGTcattggatgatgagaCAGATTGAGAATCTTCGTTGCCTATAATCTCATTAGTGCAAGTTCCACACAGCCTTTATCAGTGCAGATCCTCACTAGCATTCAAGGTCCTTCCACTTAGTCCGGACAACGCGTCTACTTCTCCGGCCTGACACAAActgtttcttttcctcttcactgTCTCATCTGCATTTTCGAACTGCACCGATCCCGGCCCTgtatcttcttccgctctAGTGTCAAGCGTCTCAACTTCATCGTCAAAGATTGTTCCAAAGTGGGTGATCATTTCTGAGAAGATACCGGCCGGGATACCGAGGGTTGGGGAAAAAACGATGCCGATGTTGCGTAGTGTCATCTTGTTAAGAGCAGAATTCTGGACGATGAGAATGAGGTGCGCAACAAGTGCACGGAGAAGGGCGTAGTTGGGCAGTGGCAGTTCAGAGACCAGATGAGCCAGCTCGGCGATACGTTCTGAGGACTCAACAAAGTCTAAGAAAGCATTAATTCAGTTCTTATTTGAGTTTCTTCTGAAAACGGCAGGACTCACCCATTACAGCCAAGAATCGTGCATGGAGCTCTCTCGTCAACAAACTGGTTGGCAGATCCCTTAAAAACGTCTTCAGCAGCCCCGCAATGGCATGCGGATCCCAGTGTTCATCTGCTGCAAGAAGCTTGATATCGCCTTGGTCGTCAAATTTTTCCTTCAAACCCTTGATGACAGCCGAGCTTCCACTAAGACGGTAAAtaccttcctcatcctccgccttcttcgcttcaAGGTACTCAATACATCTAAACACAATCGCAGGTAGACCAGCAATGTTTGCTACGGCGATTGAATCCGTGAGGGGCACACCGAAGACGGGCTTTGTTGCTTTTTCTGTTGATCTGCCAAATCCCCAAAATCCACGGCTCTTGGCTTTCCtatccctctccttctctacTATAGGGCTAGTGGCTCCAAGACTCAGAGTAGATGGGGTGTTTAAAAAGCTGTGAGAGGGTAGGGAAACGGATGGTCGGCCTGGCAGGACGCTCTGGCGTTTGTTAGCGCGAGGTGTAGGATCAGAGAATTGAGGCGGAGCTtcggaggaaggggaaacaCCCTGTACGACGCTGGAATTACTTCCCCATGGTTGTCTGTGGTTCTGCACGGGTCCAGGCGGTTTGCGGGGCGGCAATTGTTGCGAGAAGGCGCTTTCCTCAATTGGAGATTGTACAACCTGCGGAATGAACGACTGAGTAGAAGAGTATGCCACAAGTGGCTGGTTTAGCGGGGGTAGATGACTTTCCTTGTTATTATAAATAGTAGGCGAAGGCGCATCACTAAATTTGGAATCTTTTGACATACTCGAAAGGGGCCGGGAGGAAGTAACGACTACGTCTTTGCTTTGTTTTCGCAATTGACTGGGTTTGCGCCTCAAACCTGGTACAGCCTGATTTTGATTTGTTGCAGTAGTAATAGCAGGTACTGCAGAGGGTTGTGGCACAGGAGTCCGGGCAGGAGTGACAGCGGGTACCAAAGCAGAGGCGGCGACAGATACTGTTGCTGtaggaagaggttgaggcGAGGACATGGTCTCGGGGTCCACATGTTTTACTAAGATATCAATCCATCGATCTCTTTCCATATCACTCTCTGCACACAAGATGTGTCGGTGCGAGGTTCCTTTTTTACCTGCTTCAATGATAAGGAAGGCGTGGCGGAGATGCCGTTCATCTGATGAGTCGACAGGGCGGTTTTGACGACCGATTTGGGCGTTAGTGATGACAATGGAGCCTAGATAATTTCCTCCTCGCTGCGAACAATAGTTAGCTTATGCACAATGGCGAAAGTCAGATAGGAAAGGACTTACAGACTCGTAATACTCCATGACCGGCCCATTCAACACGAAATACCTcgtcttccatcctccaaagtttttccccttcttcgtcaaatacccttctttcctcgcATCACTTCTCTTTGCCCGTACAGGGTCGGTGCTCAAAAAATGACACAAGTCCGACTTGTCGCTAATGGGTGCAACCAATAGACTTTGCAAATACGCCTCCAAAGCCGTCTTGCGCTGATCAATCTTGCTAGGTGCAAAATCTTTCCACGACTTGCTTTCCGGTAAAGGGGCTGCAATCTGTTTCCATTCCTTTCGACTCTTGTTCGCTGTAACTTTGATCTTGGCGTCTAGGTCAATAAAGGCCGAGAACAACTTGGCCACGTTCCAGGTTATAGGCTGGGCATTGGGAGGGCGTACAGTTATCTCCACgatgaagcagaggacTTCATGGCCGGAGGCGTTGGGGAAGACCGTACTGCTGGGGATAGTAATCCGAGcatgaggaaggagggagggtgAAAGTGGTCGGGTGGATGATGTTGGTAGTCGGGGCGGTTCCGCGGAGTAGGATTGTTGACGTTTAGTTTGAGGCGGCTGGTCAATGGATTGACGGAGGGTGGTGTCACGAGTGAGCGGAATAGATATAGAGGAGTCTATAGAGGGTCGCAGAGCGTTGTCCAATGTAGAACTAGAAACCAACGTTGTTTCCGATATAGAAAAAGTAGGAGACATCGTTTCTGACCGGATTGATTGGGAAGGGGATTTGAGAGGTACGGAAACGGAGACAGGAGTAGGACTAGGGAGTTTTTCTAGGGATTCGATGGAAGGTTCTCGTGTGGTTGGTTGAGGAATTCTAGGTCCCTCCGAACACTGGGTcaaaggagatgatgcaGCCACGGAAGCAGCCAAAGCCCTGGAGGACGGGGGAGGTATGACACAaccatcttctctgcctGCCATCCTTGCACTAGTCGCAAGTTGTGGTGAAGGCTCTGCGCTATGGAAAGGAGTTGGTAAAGAGTGAATAGAATGGGATGTGCTTTGGGGAGAGTCGGCAAAGGGcatggacgaggaggaatcTGGAGGATGACCGATAtcacttcctcttctcagcCTGCGATCCGGTATCGCAGAGGGCAACAGTCCCGTAGGCTGCACCTCGGCGGGGGACGCCAAacccattccttcttccttgttcTCAGCGATGACAGGGACATCCTCTCGATCAGAATGATTTCTTTTAATCTGAGGAACGTCAGCTCTGATGCCCAGTCCCGTTACACTCGAAGAGGAGTTGAGCTTTTTGAGTGGCCCCACGGGCTCCAGCCCAGCTGCTATCAAGCGAGAATTGGCACGCTCTCGATCTTGCCGAAGGCGGTCGTTATCCGAAGCGAATTGAGCACATTGAGATCGTTGTTTCTCAATAAGCTTCCAGAGTTGGGTATTTTGAGAGAGCTAGATTATCGTTAAAGACTGATTATTGCTTGCGAGAAAAGTGGCATACGAGGTTATTTCTTTCCGAGACAACGCTCTCCAAAGCCTTTTTCAAATCTCCGCCGTGTAGTCTTATCACACCTTCGAAGTCTAACATCCCTGTGGACCCTCTGGGACTTGATCTCGGACTGTTACCTGTTTTCGGAGAGTTTGTTGGCGATGCCCGAGAGTGAGATTTGGGTGAAATGTGAGGATAGGCAGATGGAGGGTTGAGATGAGGTGGGAGAGGTGAAGCAGACATGTTGGATTAATCAACTTTATGTCTGCGAGGAGTAAGATAGTGCTGCATGGTTGGAAACAAACAGTCATACCTTTATAACATAGTCTAGTAGGGCGACACCAATGACAAGATCTTTCGCTGCGGTAAAGAACAAACActcgaaagaagaatgaagttATCGCGGATCACTGCAGAAGATTGGTAGTGATTTTTGTTGAAGCTTTTGCGTCGGTGTCGtagaaagaagaacagacAACGATGGAGAACAGGAGCCTGGAACTATAACATGCAATGTTAATCTTGTTAACACGGTACGGCCAAACAAACAAGATGCCGGCCCAGGGTTTATTGGGTCGACGACTGATGGTACCGGGTGGAGGTAACAAAACTGGCGACAGGAGCCCGAGCGAGAGCACTCACCAATGTAGGCAGCAGCTTTGGTCGATGGCTTGTAATCTATTATAGCAGAAAGAATgcgcagatgatgaaataGCGGAAAATTGAGATATATTGAGGAGTCATTGAGGAGTCAGGGTGTACTGTCTCACAACAAACAGATTAAATTACCCAGCGGACACAAATAAACGACTAATAGCAGAACGCGTCTTTGCGCGTACGTAACTCCATAACTCTATCCGTATGCTTTCATGCACTTCTTATGCATAATCTGCCGTATACAACTAGCACTGTAAACCGCATTCATCGAAAAAGCATGCACTCGAAGGAGGCATTCAAAGGAAGCAGGCAAAAAgatcaaaaagaaaattCGCAATGGGGTTCGAACCCATGATCTTCGCCGAACCACCACCGGAAAGCGATATGCTACCACTGCACCATGCGAACAAATCAACTCAGAAACCTTCTTAGCACCACATGTTCTTGTCACAAGAGCGGGGTCTCTAGTACGTCATGGATGGGacgggagaaggaagtaCAATTTGACCTAAAAGGGGTAAAACTAAACCTCGACATCTCAATGTTGGCTTTGATCCCTGTCTAACCCATACACCATGTCCTTCGACTACATCCGCAAGCTCGTCTCTGGTAACAAAGCCAGATTTATAGATCCCGAAGCGGCTGTTAATCTCGATCTCGTCTATGGTAAGTTCTCTTAAGTTGTCTCATTATCGTACACGGCTGAACCGGAATTTGAAGTGACCGACAGGATCATCATGTTCGTACATGCTTAACACTTTTTTAGCCTCTTGAGCCCGGTGCTAACTCAAAATCTAGTATGGGATACCCAGCAACAGGGGTTGCAGCGCTGTATCGTAACAAACGTCGAGATGTTCTCAGGTTTATAACATCAAGACACGGCGAGAAGTGGTGGATTTGGAATTTGTCCGTAAACTCGCCCCTGCTTACTGCTTGTCGCTGAGCTGACCGCCGAGCTTTAAGGTGTCCGCTGTATGAGAATGCTTATTCTCCTGAAAGCATGCACAATCGTGTATCGAGATACCCGTTCCCCGACCACCACCCTCCACCATTACCTCTCTTGCCATTAGCTGTCAGGGAGATGACCGCATGGCTggaaggggatgaggaACGGATTGCTATCATCCATTGTAAAGCCGGAAAAGTGAGTCGTCCCGACGCTATTGAGGTTAGCCTATAGAAAACTGACCAAGTACAGGGTCGATCTGGTACCCTCTTATGCTCGTATCTCCTCTCATTATCCGagcttcctccacctccagaGCTTGACCGTTCTTACTCTTACAAAGAGTTAGCTAGAAGATTGGCGCAAAGAGAAAAACAGAAAGCCCATAGTCAAGAGCAGAGTGCGTCTCCTTCTGATGTCGATGCCGAAGATAAGGAAGGTTGGGTGTTCATCGGAGGTGGAAAAGAAGCTGCGACATTACAAGTTGATGACGATCCTTCTGTGGAGCGAGGAGGCACTTTGACACCTGCAAGATCAGAGAGGATTCAAGTTGGCCCAGTCGTCAAGGGCAATGATCATGAAGACGATAATGATACCGCCagttccttctcttccaccacaaCCATATCCCggccttctccacctccctcGGAACGTATCGAGCTCCAAAGTACGCCTCCTTACGATCCTATTGACATCGGAGATGAACGTCCAGCGGGGCAGAAAGGTCAAGAAGATCGAGCAGATGGGAGAGTCGATGAAGTGTTCAAGCTGCATTCGAGTAGGAGAATGAAACCTACTAGTACAGGACGTGGCGTTTCCATTCCTAGTCGTAAGTGATATAGTGTCTTTTTTGTCTATATAATATGTGCTGATGACTCAATAGAACGTCGATGGTGTAGATATATCCACCTCTTATTCAACAACCAAGCACCTCCCTCTTACCTCTCCCTTACTCCCCGACACTTGCGCCTCCTCTCCGTCACCCTGCTCCTCACCCCTCCATCCGGCTGGCAGAAACCCCTCGCATCCCTCTTGGTCGGTTCGGGAGGTACAGGACAGGGCAAAGCCTGGGCTTCGGTGGCGAGATACGATGATGACTACGTAAAAGAATTACAAAATAGGGGAGGAACAGGTGAAGGCGTACGTGGGGAAATTACCTGGGGTGGAGTCGCAGGAGATGGGAGATTTGATGCACACAAGATGTTTAGGAGTTTTGGGAAGATGGTGCCTGCTGATGTAAATAAGGATGTAGTCGCGGTTCTACCAAAAGATCATCAAGTAAGTCTTCCCGCCTGTGTTTTTCTTGCCCCTCCATAAAAGCACATGCTGAGCATATTCTTCGAACAGAATTATGTAATACACCACCTTGCACCTAATCACTCTCACCTCACGCTTGACCGTTCTCGCGAATTCCGACTAAAGTTCCACCTTGGTAACCTGCCCCTTGGCTGGACGTGGCTAATCCCCGCTTTCCACCTCCCGgagccttcttcgtctaACAGtgaaggaggggaaggggcaGTAAAAAGAGTACATaccctctctttccctcgtTCCCAAGTCGACTTTCCCCTCGGCCCAGGCGCGGCGCTCCACCAAGTCCTTATCAGGCTTGAAGAAGTTACTGAGGACCGCATgggcgaggacgatgaggtACCTGCAAGGTTGATgaatgacgaggaagaagagagggaagggataGAAAATGATAGCAAAGAGGATAAggtgagagaggagggagagtaACGTGTCGCTGTTTTGTACGTAATTATTGTAGGACAGTTTATCATTTATTATACATGAGCATGTAGCATATCTGTACATAATAGCCATGTCTTCGGAGGTTGGATCAACGCCCATTAATATGTTCTTGGTGAGTATCGTTCATCATCTTGTTGTGCCTATCGCTGAGCTGCGTTCTCTTTATGATTTAGTTATAAACGAGTCCTTCCCAAGTCGTAATTGAAGCGCTATAGCTTAGGCCGCAACGATGAAGGACAGATAATAGAGTTACTTGCGAGTGTAGCATCATTTGCCGCTCTCGTGAATTATTTGTGATAACGGCAAGTGGTGAATGgtgagatgaaagaaggcgtgagaaaagaagaggaacaaaAGGCATTTGTTCATCAGATGGTACAGCCATGGGCAACTGCCAAAGGAGCGTGACTACCTGGTTGTCTAATTATTCTTATGTACAACATACAAGAGGTGTCTACGTTTCACCACCGGAGTTTGGTCTCGACACTCCACCTCGGTCCAACGCTTCTAGCAATTACTACCACTATTAACCATCTACCGTCGTTTCCAAGCTGTCGTGGTCTAAAGGAGTTAGTAGGATGCTTATCTGTGGAATATGGTTTTTCTAAGTTTACTCCTGTAATAGGTGCATAGGAGGGTGCGATGGTTGTATCAACCTTGTACTTATGCGGAGGTCCGTTGTTGTGTATCATCGACACTTGTTATCAGGAGCGGGCTTTTCCGACTAGACTAGCTTATATTGTAATACTTGTGAGTGTAGTTCCGCTACTTGTAGGCCACCTCTTTGGTACTATACCACTATCATTTTACTAGCTATTGAGTCTCTCTCTCGGCGTAGTATTTCTCTAACCTATTCTGTGCATAGCACGGATGCACTACAACGCGACTTGTGCGCAACACAAGCATAAACAGCGATGAAAGTGGAACTTTTAATGTAACCGGAAATATGATGCATCCTAACATGACTCACTACACGGCTATCAACGGTTAGGAACCTTGCTATATTCTCCCTATAACTTAAAACCCTTAGTAGACGTACAACAAACGGTAAACAATTCTTAGTAGGCGTACAACAGACGCTAAAAAACCCTTAGTATGCGTACAACAGACGGGCGGTTGCATCTCCGCTCCTGAGCTTCTTGTTGACTTGCTGGAGCCATAATCGCATGGTCCAAGTGCAGATAATGACACCCGTCACGAAAGCGGCATTGGCAGACATGGCCATGAGGTATCGGGGGCTGTCGGATGCAGGGTAAAGATATGGTGTGTAGATGAAAGAAGCCATTGCGATGCAGTTCATAATCGAAAGAGCACCGGCCTTTTTCTCTGGCGTCTGACCGCAGGTGGCAGCGACCCATCCGATGATGATCGAGTTGGCCGAGTAAGCACCGgtggcaaagaagaacagagaGATGAATCGGACAGCAGTgttgagggaagaagcggcCATGATGAAACCGACGAGGGCGACAACCATGCCGAAAGTAATGTGTATCGACCTCTCGTTTCGTCGACCGGAAGACCAAGCGAGGGCGATACTGAAGCCGCCGGCAACAAGATACGGCGGGCAAGTGATGACAAGGGTAATGGTGGTGCTGTAGCCGAGGGTCTTGACGACGGTAGGGAAGAACGAGTTGAAACCGCAGGCTGCAAGGTGCAAGGTCTGGAGCAGAGTAAGTAACCAGAGCTTGGGGTCAGCGGCGGCCTGCTTGAGTCCGATAAGCGTGCCCCTGCTCTCCTCGAGGCCGACGGTGTCTCGCTCCATTCGGGAATGAGCGAGTTCTCGCTCCTCGGGTGAGAGCCAGCGAGTCGTGAGCGGGTGATCCGGAAGGAGCCAGATCGCAACGATGGAAATACCGAACGTGACAACACccaggatgatgaagagccaTCTCCAGCCCGCCAGTCCGTGGACACCTTCGAGAGTTGCGAAAGTCGCAGCACTGATCAAGCCGGCGCAAGCAGTTGCGATAATGTTGGCACCTTTTGTCCTTAGCCCCGTGATCCGATAATACTTCTAAAATGACAGACTTACTGTAAAGGATAGAAATACGAGTGGCAATCTCCCTACGGGTGTAGAACAACGAAAGCATGTAGATGGCACCGGGGTAGAAAGGAGCTTCGGCGAAACCGAGCAGGAATCGAACGGCGAAAGCACCCGAGAAGTTTTGAACGGCAGCGGTAGATGCAGAGACAATCGCCCATGCCCTAAAGATTAGGGGCCGCTGAAAATTAGCCTCAACCAGATACAATGGTGAAGAAACTTTTAAACTCACATCATCCAGCAGGCCATCCAGAGAGAGGGTCGAATCTTCTTGGTCGCCATCAACATGTTTGAGGGAATCTGATTTTGTCAGTCTCAAATGTTTTGTGCCGCCAGTTGCGCAATAGGTAAGAATAACTTACCTGGATCAGGGTGTAGCCGGCGTAGAGAACGGAGACACAGATGTTGAACTGGTTACCAGTGAGGCCGAGGTCCTTTTCGAAAGAGTTGAGTCGAGCGTTGGCAATTGCATTCTGGTCGAGCTTGTTCATGAAGTACATGCAGAAGACGATGGGCATAATGTGCCAATCCAGCTTGCGGAGCAAAgttctttcctcttttgaATATTCGGTATTGGAACCGAACTGGTCGGCCTTAGTATTGACATCGGGGACCTCTGAGACTTTCTCGACGTCTTCGGTGTGTTCGGCGTAGGCCTTGCTGATGGAATCGGCGCGGCTTTGGCTCAACTCGAGACCACCTGCAGGAGGGTTGATGATATTAGTGGCCGTGGGAGCAATGTGATGATTGTCGAGTTGCGACATCATAGAATGAATGTCAAGTTGATTGATGTGTTGCTAGAATTTTCGAGGGGAATGGGGGCTCAAGTTGTTTCCCTGTGGCTGGTTTTATAAAATCGTTTGAGACCTCGGGGGTCCCAAAAACACGGGTGCAGAGAACCGTGGAGAGGAGTGTGTTGTCTGCCCCGGAGACTCACCTTTTCAACGAAGGAACTTTGCGTTTCTTCCTTGGATGCAACCAGCCGGACGGATCACGGCGGCGTTATTGCTCTGTTCAGCATCATTGCAACAGGGATCGGCCATGATTCATTCGCTATCTTCAACGCCATCGACGACTTTTTTTGTATCACCAGACCAGACCGTCCACGGAAGCATCCTCCCGTGGAGACAGACATCCGGGCGGTCATCTCCGAAGCTAAGGGACGGATCAGTGCCTAAGGGACGGATCAGTGCTTCCGGATCGACGTCGAATGTGGAGGCAGGCCACAAATGAACAGCGCCTGGCAAGATATAAAGGCTCGACCATCGATGTTCAAGAGACCATCAATCACCAGTTCTCCCAATCTTACACAGCTATTCCTAGCCAACACTACCCCACTTCACCACACATTCACACAACACCAACCACTCAATTCAAAATGACCGCCAACGGTTTCTCCGACAATGTTTCCAAGTTCTCCAACCCCCGAGGCCGAGTCGGCTTCGACATGAGCGGTATCACTCCTGCTCCCGTGAGTTTTCCCTTTGACTCCCATCTAATTGTACCTTAAGCAGAGTTCTGACTCCTTCCAGGTCACTCCATTCAACGAGGACGGCTCGGTCGACTACGAGGCTATCCAGCGTATTGGATCTTGGCTTGCCTCCGTCGAGGGTGTCAAGGGTCTCGTCGTTCTCGGTCACGCCGGTGAAGGTACCTTCCTCACCTCGGAGGAGCAGGTCAAGGTTATCAAGGCCTTTGTTAAGTCGGTTAACAACGAGATCCCCATCATTGCCGGTATCACCCGAGAGGGCAACTACGTTGCTGGTCTCGAGGCGAAACGCGCAAGAGAAGCCGGTGCCGCTGCTGGTCTGCTTTACCCTTCGCACGGATGGCTCCGATTCGGCTACCAGACAGGTGCTCCCCAGGTTCGTTACAAGGAGGTCTACGAGGCCTCGGGTCTccccctcatcctcttccagtACCCCGACAACACCAAGGCAACTTACGACCTGAAGACCCAGCTCGATATCCTTGCCCAACCCGGTGTCTTTGCCAGTGAGTAACATCTGTTGTCTGTTCCAAAGAAGTCTCCTGACCCCTTGCAGTGAAGAACGGTGTCCGAAACATGCGACGATGGGACCGAGAGATCCCTGTCATCAGGAAGGCACGACCCGACATCTACATTCTCACTTGCCACGACGAGTACCTCCTCCACACTACTTTCGACGTCGACGGCATGCTCGTCGGTTACGGTAGTATTGCTCCCGAACTTCTCTTTGAGCTCCTTAAGGCCGGTAAGGCTCATGACTACAAGAAGGCTCGAGCCATCCACGACCAGCTCCTTCCCGTCACCGCCGCTGTCTACCACCGTGGCTCCCACATGGAGGGCACCGTCGCTCTCAAGCATGCCCTGGTTGCCCGTGGGATCCTCAAACACGCCACCATCCGAGGTACCCTTTTGCCCCTCCCCGAAGGTGCCGACAAGGAAATTTATGATGCGATCTCTGCCGCAAAAATTGCCAAGGTCCAGTAATAGATACGTTTCCGTTTAGGCATTTGATTTGAAGGGTTCATTTTCTTACTGGATATGTATGCCATTGTTAGTGTATGCATTTGTAATTCGTCTTGCATCGGTGGCTCTCATGGGTACACAAAATTCTCCCCTTCCGTGCTTATGCTTGTCAAAAGCAGGTCACCGTCGCTTTGTCATCATCCGCTCACGATGCCATTCAGATTGAGTTCAACCTTGGGCTCCACCTGTAGCACTCTACCAATATTTATTATTATAGCCGTACAGGTTGGGCCCCGCCGTGACAGGCGAGGAGGGTTGTATCGTTAGGTAGTATCCTTAGTCTGTTCAAATCGAAATTGACGCCAGTGCAACCGCAACAATGCCGACTCTGAAGGAAACGACTTCCTCTAGTAGTAGTAGTTGCTGCTCAGCCAAACAGCAGAAAGCATCCATACATGACTCTTATTCAGGAAAGCCCAGCTGTAAGCGGCGATGTTTCTATCGGGAAGTGCAGCAGACAGTATTCCATTCCACTTATTAGCACACATACACTCTCTCAACCTCGCTCTACATTGTCCAGAGATTCAGAGATAATCATCGGGAAAGGGGGGTTGGTATCGGCATGAG is a window of Cryptococcus neoformans var. neoformans JEC21 chromosome 10 sequence DNA encoding:
- a CDS encoding MFS transporter, putative, translated to MMSQLDNHHIAPTATNIINPPAGGLELSQSRADSISKAYAEHTEDVEKVSEVPDVNTKADQFGSNTEYSKEERTLLRKLDWHIMPIVFCMYFMNKLDQNAIANARLNSFEKDLGLTGNQFNICVSVLYAGYTLIQIPSNMLMATKKIRPSLWMACWMMAWAIVSASTAAVQNFSGAFAVRFLLGFAEAPFYPGAIYMLSLFYTRREIATRISILYSANIIATACAGLISAATFATLEGVHGLAGWRWLFIILGVVTFGISIVAIWLLPDHPLTTRWLSPEERELAHSRMERDTVGLEESRGTLIGLKQAAADPKLWLLTLLQTLHLAACGFNSFFPTVVKTLGYSTTITLVITCPPYLVAGGFSIALAWSSGRRNERSIHITFGMVVALVGFIMAASSLNTAVRFISLFFFATGAYSANSIIIGWVAATCGQTPEKKAGALSIMNCIAMASFIYTPYLYPASDSPRYLMAMSANAAFVTGVIICTWTMRLWLQQVNKKLRSGDATARLLYAY
- a CDS encoding dihydrodipicolinate synthase DapA, putative → MTANGFSDNVSKFSNPRGRVGFDMSGITPAPVTPFNEDGSVDYEAIQRIGSWLASVEGVKGLVVLGHAGEGTFLTSEEQVKVIKAFVKSVNNEIPIIAGITREGNYVAGLEAKRAREAGAAAGLLYPSHGWLRFGYQTGAPQVRYKEVYEASGLPLILFQYPDNTKATYDLKTQLDILAQPGVFAMKNGVRNMRRWDREIPVIRKARPDIYILTCHDEYLLHTTFDVDGMLVGYGSIAPELLFELLKAGKAHDYKKARAIHDQLLPVTAAVYHRGSHMEGTVALKHALVARGILKHATIRGTLLPLPEGADKEIYDAISAAKIAKVQ
- a CDS encoding signal transducer, putative → MSASPLPPHLNPPSAYPHISPKSHSRASPTNSPKTGNSPRSSPRGSTGMLDFEGVIRLHGGDLKKALESVVSERNNLLSQNTQLWKLIEKQRSQCAQFASDNDRLRQDRERANSRLIAAGLEPVGPLKKLNSSSSVTGLGIRADVPQIKRNHSDREDVPVIAENKEEGMGLASPAEVQPTGLLPSAIPDRRLRRGSDIGHPPDSSSSMPFADSPQSTSHSIHSLPTPFHSAEPSPQLATSARMAGREDGCVIPPPSSRALAASVAASSPLTQCSEGPRIPQPTTREPSIESLEKLPSPTPVSVSVPLKSPSQSIRSETMSPTFSISETTLVSSSTLDNALRPSIDSSISIPLTRDTTLRQSIDQPPQTKRQQSYSAEPPRLPTSSTRPLSPSLLPHARITIPSSTVFPNASGHEVLCFIVEITVRPPNAQPITWNVAKLFSAFIDLDAKIKVTANKSRKEWKQIAAPLPESKSWKDFAPSKIDQRKTALEAYLQSLLVAPISDKSDLCHFLSTDPVRAKRSDARKEGYLTKKGKNFGGWKTRYFVLNGPVMEYYESRGGNYLGSIVITNAQIGRQNRPVDSSDERHLRHAFLIIEAGKKGTSHRHILCAESDMERDRWIDILVKHVDPETMSSPQPLPTATVSVAASALVPAVTPARTPVPQPSAVPAITTATNQNQAVPGLRRKPSQLRKQSKDVVVTSSRPLSSMSKDSKFSDAPSPTIYNNKESHLPPLNQPLVAYSSTQSFIPQVVQSPIEESAFSQQLPPRKPPGPVQNHRQPWGSNSSVVQGVSPSSEAPPQFSDPTPRANKRQSVLPGRPSVSLPSHSFLNTPSTLSLGATSPIVEKERDRKAKSRGFWGFGRSTEKATKPVFGVPLTDSIAVANIAGLPAIVFRCIEYLEAKKAEDEEGIYRLSGSSAVIKGLKEKFDDQGDIKLLAADEHWDPHAIAGLLKTFLRDLPTSLLTRELHARFLAVMDFVESSERIAELAHLVSELPLPNYALLRALVAHLILIVQNSALNKMTLRNIGIVFSPTLGIPAGIFSEMITHFGTIFDDEVETLDTRAEEDTGPGSVQFENADETVKRKRNSLCQAGEVDALSGLSGRTLNASNEDSQSVSSSNDLASEYHSSDINHSNTTSIPVAGYQGEAPIRSRG